The Oncorhynchus masou masou isolate Uvic2021 chromosome 13, UVic_Omas_1.1, whole genome shotgun sequence genomic interval ATCTCCTGACGTTAGCATTTGTATGGAAAAGTAGCAGAGATGAAAACAAAATCGGAAGACATGATTACCGGTAACATGACTGAGAGAAACGGAACAGGTTGAGGATGTGATCGGCTGAAGTTGTGGTTGTTAACAAAATCCTAAAAGGTGACCTCCTCAAAAAGGTAAATTGGTACATTAAAAACATCACCTGACAACTGACTACTTTTCATTGTAGACACTGATAACCTAAGCACAAAAAATCCTTACCACACTCTGTATAAAATACCCTATGGGGTGAAATGCCATCCAAGGCGTAGCCAACCTAACCCACCTTGGAGAGGTACTCCCTCATGACCTGGATGAAATAGGGCATGGAGAAGTCCATGATGTTGTGCCTCCAGGCCGTCTCCAGCACCACGTCAGGCCTCAGCAGGTCGTAGCAGGTGAAGAGGCAGGCGGCAAAGCACTCCTTCTTGTCCTCTTCCAGGAACCAGGCCAACAACTCCTCAGCCAGCTCCAGGTCTTTCGACTCAGACGCATACTGCATGGCGTCCTACACACAAAACACCACAGACATACACGTCGAGACACAGGGAAAGAATTCAGACAGTGACGTCAAAAAGCAATGTTATGATCCATACATTTTACAAAAACAACAGCAGCATGGGTATCTGTGTGAGCTGATGATCACTGGTCTTTAGACAAAATATTAGTATTGGATATAAAGTTGAGGAGAAGATGGACCTTGTAGAGTTTGTCCTTCTTGCAGAGTTCCACGCTCTGCTTCCAGCGGTTGTTGCCTTTGAAGAGGTAGGCAGCAATCCTCCTGAACTCAATCAGCTCGTGCTTCTCCAGGCCCTGGGCCAGGGTGATGTTGTCAAAGTTGTCGTAGGCATCAATGGAGGCACGCAGGgcctggacaggacagaggagtaACAATAAGAGAGAAAGTCATTTCTGCATGACAGAAAATGAATGCAGACTTTTTTTCAAAAGAACTTTCTCTTTTCACAATGGTAATTTCAGTGTTCTCACAGATTCTTCTCGTCAAAGTATGAAGAACTAAGCTTATGTTAAAAGATCTTAGTACCGCATAGTCTTCCTCTGTGATGAAGAGGTTGTTAAGTGCTTCGTTGACACCCTTGTTGTTGTGGTTCTGCACTGACCGCAGGTACGGCTTGACCAGTGACAGCTGCTTGgtctggaggtggacagagaaaAAAAAGTCCAGTCAGTGAACAGTCAAGCAGGTCATTCTGAATGCCAAAGATTGCCATACAAGAAGCTATCAAGTATGGACAGAGTAGCATCCTAGTACCTTCATGAAGAAGTTGACTGCGCGGGTGTGGTCGAGTCGTGGTGACAGCACTATGAGCAGGTCGTTCAGTAACAATGGTTTGAACTCCAGGTAGAACTGGATAGCCTTGTAGTATAACTCCACATTGGCCACCTGGAATCACAAGCCTCATACATTCAGCTGCAGGATGTGGATTTCTAGTCAGTGACAAATACTTGGCCTCATACAATGACCAAGGAATACATCATGACAACAACCAATAcaaaatgtttgcaaatctaAAACATGACATGCTGAGCTTGTGTGTTGTTGCAGTCAGTCAGTTACCTTGGTGACAATGTCTTTGAACTGTCCCTCCTTCCAGGCGTCTGAGGGGTGGCTCATCATGGTGAGGATGGCGTTGTCAAACTCCTCATACTTGTCATAGAGGAAGACCAGCTCCGCCCACAGGTGGGCCTGCTCTGCAGCCCTCAGGACCTGAAGACACACATTAACATTATCGTCACCCACCCCAAAAGCAGCACACAAAGATATGAATCACTAAATCACATACATTGCTGCATTCAAATAACATATGAACAAATATCAAAATATAAAGACTTTGCAGATCATTTCAATCCGCTTGCATATAGACATCTATCTCGTAGCGTTCTTCCTCTCTCTTACCTTTGGAATGTTGACTCTGGACCAGAAGAGCTCCAGGTGCTCCCTCATCTTCTGGGGTTTGAACTTTGAGTAGAGGATGGCCAGCTCTGTGAACATGCCCATGTGAGCCCGCTCCAGACCCAGGGCTGCCTCCAGCATGGTGATCAGCTCCTCAAAGTAAGCACGGTCCTAGAGACAAACACAACCATGGGATCTTCAATCAACACAGGACCATTAAAAACACATCACATGCTATGGTATGGTAAATTATTTTCTTTAACTCTGGCCAGGATAAGGCAATTGCTATGAGAGTGAATATTGGTAGTAATTGAACCAAATGGGCCTTACCTGATAGTAGTTGATGAGCTCCTCCAGTTCATCAGCATGGACAACAATATGCAGGCCACACATCTGTGCCAGGCGGAACTCATTTCCATCCACACAGGCAAAGCACACCTCTTTCCAGGTGCGGGTGCTGTTGGCTTTGCGGGCTCCATCCACGGCGGCCTGGTACTCTCCCAGGTGGACCAAGGTGGACGCTAGTCGCCCGAAGTTGGACACGTTGTTGTAGAGCAGCTTGGCCGCATCATACATCCTCTCATCATAACACCTGTCACCCACCTGGAATAGAGAAATACTTCATAAGAAAAGGGTATGATACTGGTCAGCAGTGATGGAGAAGGATGTGTCAGGTAAACGTGTGTGGGGGTATGCCGGTGTGTTTATGCGCCAGTATGTGTATTTTGTGTTCAGAGCGTACCTGTTGGATGTGGGCGTTGTTGGGTCCATTGATGAACTCCTCCAGTTCAGCCAGGCGGTTGGTCTTGGCCAGGGCGAAGATGAGCTCTGTCTCCACGTAGGACTCACGGGACTTCTTACGGGCCATCTGAAGGAACTTCACCAGGTCCTCCCAGTTACCTGAAGATAGTAGAGCAACATTTATATTTTCTTCACTAAACCCTTTTCTCCTAGTCTGGTTTCTGCAACTTTGAGATTGCAGGAAGTCCCGTCTCTTTGGCATATGacacaaggagtggaatgttagagACTGATAGCCAGACTACTTTTCCCCCAAATCGGATGCAGGTGAATACCTTCCCCTCCAATAGCAAGCCTACATTGAAAAACCCTAATGTTGGTTGTATGCTGGACAATACGTGGATCATTTTCTTTGTCTCTTACCACTCTGGGCTGCAGCCTGGCCCACCTCCATGTAGGCAGAGGGGTCATCAGCCTTGATGTAGGAGTCGATGGCCTCCTTCACCAGACCCTTCTGCAGCTGAGCCTTGGCCAGCTGGCTCCACACTGGAGGCTCGTTGCAGCGCTCAGCAAATTCATAGGCCCGGTCCAGGTTCCCAATGTGCTCAATCAGAACCTAAAAACACACAGAAATGACTTTTGTCAAGTTGACCTCTTAATCCATAGAATTCAGACAGAACAGTAGCATTGCCCACAACGGGAATTGAACAAGCAACATTTTGGTCAATGGTCCATTTGCCAGAGCAAAAGACTCAACCACTGACCTGCACGGCGGAGGTGTTGACATCAAACTTCCTGAAGATGGCAAAGGCCTCCTCGAAGAGCTCGTTGCTGATGGCGATGTTAGCGATGTCGGGGGCATCGTAGTTGTCTAGGCGGTTGATGTACTCCATCACACGGGTACGGTCCGCCTTGATGGCTGTCAGGATCAGCAAGTTCTGCAGGTTTCTGAATAAAAACACAGATGAACTCTGCTCAGTATGACAAACTAAAACAACAAGTTTAAAGTTACAAACAAGCCTGATATTGAAAGAGCAGACACACAATGGACAGCTCAGTCTGCCAGTGAGCACAGGTAGCAGAGCTTCAGTAGCCCTAGTACCTGTGTTCACTGAAGACAGAGTTATCCAGAACGATCTTCTCCAGCAGCTCAATGAGTTCGTTGGGGAGGTCTGCAGTCATGAAGGCCTTGACTGTAACGGACACCTCCTCTGGGTCCTGTGTCTCAGACAGGGCCGTCTGAACAACCTGAATGAAAGACAACAAACGTCATTCCAGAATGGAGAGAATAGTCACCATTCTGCAAACTTCTAGCCAAACAAGTCACAAATAACAATTTAACCATTGTGCGAAATATAAGCAACGTTTTGGTGGGACATCACAGAACATTTTGGCCCATGGTTTTAGTGAGGATGAGGTTTGCATTTCAAACAGGCAGGAACAGGTCCATACCTGGTCGATGAGGGGTCTTCTAAACGGGTTACTCTCCAGCAGCACACTGGCCCACAGCTCAGGGTCTTTACGGCGAACCAGGTAGCGAGACAGACTCTTGAACAGAGAGTTCTCATTGCATACCTGTACAGGAAATGTAAGATGATCAGTATTTGAGGGAAAACGTATGCAAACAGTGTAAAATTAACATTTCAATGTATTAGTCAAGTAAAAATGTCATTATTATTTCCCCACTCACATTAATGAGCTCCTGGTCACACTGTCCTCTCTCGTAGGCCACGCAGGCCAGGTGGGGGTCCCTCTTCTCACAGTACTTGCCCACCACACGGCTGTCGTAGAAGGTGTTCTCACGCAGGAAGCGCTCTGGGTTGTTGTTGCTGTCGATGTAGATCTTGGCCAGGGCATTGTGGGTAGCTGGCTCCTCACAGCCCTCATGGATACGGGCCTCCAGCCAAGGCAGAAGCAGCTTCAGTCTGGAGCCAACAAATACACATCTTCAAGTTTCAGGTGCTCATAAACTAGATATATTTACACTTAAGTGGGTCAAACAGCACCCCTTCACCCTACTTTCTCTTTCAGAAGTAATGTCACAATTAAATGCACTACAGCATAAAGACAGTCTGGGCTGAGACATCCCTCTCCCAGTCCCCACAGTCCTTACCTGTTCCTCTTCTCCACCTCAGCCACTAGTTCATCAGTGGAGAACTGTCCTTTCACCACCAGGATAAGGTTCTTAATCACATCCTCAGCACAGTCCACATCCAGCAGCCCTCCAATCACCACCGGCAGACGGCTGGGGTTcacctgacacacaaacacatttttcTTATAGAAAATTCACATATcgtacaatggtgtgtgtgtgtgtatacaaacAAAAAGCTGTTAGGCAGGTTAATATGAGTTTATGTACCTTCTGCACATAGATCTCAATGTATTTCTGCAGGGTGTTGCGGTACAGGTAGAGGACCAGGTCGTGTACAAAGTCGAAGCGGTCACACACGATGATCAGGGGGAGCTGATCAGTCAGCTTAGCTTCCTGTGAAGAGAGGAAATATTGATATCAGCTCACAGAATCAAACTAACAGCTAGACTTGGCTTTCAGGGTAATTAACAAAATAAATACTGAAGTAAGCTGTGATGTCATACTATAGCATGCCTACTTCTCTTCCTTACCTTGAGGAAGTTCTTGACTCGTTCGGGGTCGTAGCAGTTgctctctctgcagatcctctccaccTCTTTGATCTGTCCCGTCTTACAGGCTGCCTGGATGTACTTGAAGTGGACCTCTGGGTCCTGGCTGAAATTAACGATGGAACCCAGGAAGTAGAACAGACCTGGAATGAAGAGACAGAACTTAGTCCCCATAGATAGAGAGGTAGGATGAACAACTATGTGGTTGTTGAGACAGTCATGACCATGTTCCATGCAGGTGAGGACAAGACTAGGTGGTTTGTGTCAGGTGTATGGTCTGCTTACCTTCAAAGCTCTTGAAGGACTCAAAGAGCTCAGTGAGGGAGTTGGTGGAGAGCTGCTCGTGGTACTTAGAGGCCACCTGGACACAGATCTGCAGGTTCTGACGGATGTTGGCTGACAGCATGGCCCGAAGACACTCCAGAGAGTCCTCCACTGACAGGGAGCCAAAGAAGTTCACCAGCCACTGCAGGACAGAGTCAATACACATAGAGTCAGTGCAGACAGGAAAAATACCAGAATGCACACATGTTTATTAAGAGCAAAACACAGCAAGTACACACTTGTTCACCAAGACCATGAACACTCCAGGACATTATATTCCATGCAGTGTGTGGTTGTGTTAGATAGTGTCCTATACCTCAGGGTTGAGCAGGTGTGTGTGCACCACAGCCCGCTTGATATCGTACAGGTCGGTGTAATGCTCCAGAGCCCTCTGCAGCAGGCCAGCCTTCTCACACAGCTGGGCAACGTGGGCACGGTCGTAGTGGGTGAACATCTGGTTGCCCAGGATGGCATCAGCCACCTGAAGCAGAAAAAAAACATCATACATGAATTTAAAATCCATGACATCACGAGTCAGTGGAAGAGAAGCAAATAAGAGTGTAGCACTAAAAGAAAAAACATGCATACAATTGCTGTGTAAGTGTTGGGTCTGTGTGGATTggggtgtgatgtgtgtgtgtacctgtggggCGTGGACCAGGTTCATCTCCAGCAGGCGTGTCTGCAGAGGCCCCTCAGCAGGCCTGTTGTTCTTCAGGGCATCCAGGAGGAAAGAGGTACACTGCTGGATCAGGTTATACTCCATAAACACGTCAACGAtctgaacagggagacagacaatACATCAGCTACCACACATCAATCATGTTACTGTATACAGCACCTCACAGCGCAGCACTGAACAAGGTTTTTTTCCTTCAGAAAATGTATATGTAAGGGAAATAGGACGATAAATGAATGGTTGAGGTGGTGAAGACGTTTAGCCGCCTGACCTGTGTGATGTCGGCCAGGGGCTCCTCATCCTGCACCAGCATCTGAGAGAACTGCAGGCCTTGTTCTGGACTGATCCTCATCACATTCCTGAGCAGGAACATCCAGTCTGGAGTGTAGCCCACCTAGAAGGGAAATACGGAAAACGCATCTGTTAGTTAAAAACGGAATACAATCTAAATTGACCATATTAAAGAATTCCATTTTGTGTCAAGTCAAACGTTATATTGGTAAGGACTTAGAAAGATAGAAACACCACAACTAACCTTTTTGGCGTAGAGGACAATTTTCTGGAACTGTCCGGTCTCAGCGAAGCACTGAATGACCTTGTTGGGCACGTTGGCCCTGAGGTAGACGCTGAGAGCCAGAGTGGGGTCCACTGATTTCACCAGGTCCCCCAGCTCCTCTGAACACTCCagctattaaaaaaaaaaaaacatgcaattTTCATAAATCCCTAACCAACACTGTCACGAATAAAGTCCCAGCCAGCCCATTAGTTATAGGGATATTTGAACAGCCCAGTATGTTGAGCAATACATAATAGGAAAATAAAACTTAAGCTCAATGTTGAACATCCAAACTCAACAGTAAGCGACAACTATAGTCTCAGTTTATTATGATAACTATGGTTTCCTTGCCTTGTCCTCTTTGAGCCATTTCTCCAGCAGCTGCTTGCGTCCCTGCTGTAAGACGGGCCTGCACAGCTCAAGAGACTCAAACTTGTTGAGCTGGCCCTGGTCCAGCAGGATGCCAAAGTACTGCAGCAGAGGAGAGGTCTGGCCCGGCTGGGCCGGCACACTCTGGAACTTACGGATGGTGTCCGGGGTACGCAGGATACCctggggaggaggaaaggagcgTTTTGACTTTCAAAAAAAGTGAACATGATACAAGACTGTAGTAGTAGAAACCTTACTATACACAAGGCAGCTGGAATATCATTCAAACATTGATCATGATTTTAATTGTTTGTGCGTTTTGGTGCATTGGCAGTACCTTGGGAGCGTTTGCGGCCACCTTGGCAGCCTCAGAGTAGTTCCCTGCAGCGAACAGGGTGTTGAACTTTCTGGCGAACAGCTCCTCGGCCCCAGCCAGGTTGTTGCGCACGGCCATGCGCAGGGCTAGGTCTGGGTTCTGGAGCACGTTGGTGATGTAGGGGATGAtgttctcctcctccacacacactgacaacacctggacaaacacagtaacacacatacAGGGATAGAGAGTCCACTACTATACAGACATGAAGATATGTGTACTATTACATTAGTTTATATGTACTGACAAATTTAACAAAACTGGTATATAATTCCTTTGTTAAACTCACATATTTCTTCAGAATTTAATTGAACGTGTAAAAAGAATGTTGCTAGACTAGAGAATAGCATTTGTGAATTAActacacagaaacacactgctccatggtgatgtctgtgtgtgtgtgttacattaaGATATAAAGGAGCAGCAGACTGGAGGGTTAGAGAGCCAGGAGCTTTAAGGAGATTAGGACGCCTGGCCTGACAGGATTTCCAACTGTGTTTCAcatgctgctctctgctggaggTGCCGTTAGATCAGTATTAAACAAGGCTTCCCTCAGCCAAGGTCACCAattgatagacacacacacacacacacacgtcaatttggggcggcatgtagcctagtggttagcgcgttagaccagtaatcgaaaggttgctagatcgaatcccctagctgacaaggtaagaatctgtcgttctgcccctgaacaaggcagttaacccactgtttctaggccgtcattgaaaataataatttgttcttaactgacttgcctagttaaataaaaaggttaaaaataacactttttttaatttacaaaagcacacttccacacaaacacaccctgttTTTCCATTGTCACATATATGGGACAGCCATCGTCACACAGGTGCAGTATACAGTGTTTGTGAATTCTGAGGAGGAGACCTGGAGCAGTAGGCTCTACAGACATGGATCACCTTTCCATCCTCCTGAATATTTAAtggctctgtgtgttttggacaGGAAACTCATTGATCAGCCCACTGGCATCTGGTTACTCCTGATAAAAGGACTAAAACACTCCCATTTACCAGTGGAGACATACCTGTCCTTTCCTGTTGACTCCAATGATGCCAGCGGTTGGTTCATGTGGGGCTGTAACAAAGATGGTCTCCCCGCTGATCCGGTTCATGTAGATACAGGTGCCAGTCTCCAAGTCATACAGGTGGATGTAGCCATATTTGGTGATAAGAAAGACAACATCTTGCTTAGAGCTGATCTagaggacagagagcagggacacAAGGCTTCAGAAGCTGTAGCACAACAGGTATTAATGCAGAGGGCCTGCATGACTGTATGGAACAGGTTTGAGTTCTTGTCTGTGAAGTGGTTCCAGTACCTGCATGGCTACAGGGAAGTCATTCTGGGCCTCAGGAGGGAAGAACACGTCCACTGCCTTCTTTGGAAACGGCTGATTGCCTGTTGGTGGGGTTCCCACTTCAATTATGTGTAACTAGGAAAGCAAAAACACATTcagaggaaaaaacaaaaacaatgagACATCTTCCAGTCTTCTTTGCTCATTTTTCtttttccattccattccagccctCCCTGAGTACTCCATGTCCAAGCTGGAGATTCCTACCTTTCCTCCAGCTTGCCCTCGGACAGCGAAGCAGAACAGTGTCGATTCCTCTGTATTCCCCTCCATTTTGAACTGGGCAAAGCCGGCGGCGTGGCCCTCAATGGGCTGGGACACCTTCCTGTCCACAGAGTACAGCTGCATGGCTCCCACCACACGGTTTTGCTAAAATGAAggaatacacatactgtacaagaGCTTGTGCTACAGCAGTATTTTCCAGAGGTACATTAAGCCTTATCAGGGCAGAACATTTCATAATGCTGTGCAAGCTTCAAAACAGCCAAAAAGCATGTTATTAGCATCTATCAGGTCAGTGTATTGCTGTACATTAGTGTTGACACTCACACGGATTAACTTCTAATGACAAACTCGTAAAAAAAAAAACGCAAGTCACTTCAGTAGAATACAGCTCGCGTCAACCATAAATCCAATCTAATTCCCTCCATTTCAGTACCTGTGCTGAAATCCCAATGAGAAGCAGCCATTTCTGTTTGGCGTCAGTGCGGTAGTTGATGATTTGACAGCCTGCTAGGCTGGAGTGTCTGTCAAAGACTTTGACTGGCTGGGAGTCTCCCTCCATGCTCCAATGGTAGACGGCGTTGTCTGTGACCAGTGCTACAGTGTTGAGGGAGATCCACTTCCAGAAAGTGACGTCATCAGTCATGGTGTGAGCCTTCATCTTGCTCTTCATCTCAATGTTGAAGATCTGGAGGGTTTTTGCAGCTGAAAATTCACACATTAAAAGGTTTAGCAATATGATGATCTAACAGTGTATATCCACGAACTAATGTAAACTACTAAtcaccacacacaaacagactAGAGGGGAAATGAAAATACTGTAATACCAAATTTCACTTGATTTAGAAATAGTGGTAGTCATGGTTTGGTGCGAGTGCCACCAAATGACCAAACAAAACAGCACTTGCAATGCAGAAAGCAAGACCACAACGACGGGCAACCAATAACGTGGTAAGATCTGCATTCAGGAAGGAAAAGACTCAATACAAAAAAAAGTTAAGACATCACCAATCCACATGAGGCTAATAAACAGCAACCACTAGTGACTGGGTGAACTGATCATTTACAAACCAGTTCCTTCAGGAAGTTCACActtcttgacttattccacattttgttgtgttacaacctgaattgaACATGGTGTTagatttctcacccatctacacactataccccataatgacaaagggaaaacaggaTATTTTGAaatgttgctaatttattgaaaattacatacagaaatatctattttacataagtattaacacacaagtcaatactttgtagaagaacctttggcagcgattacagctttgagttgtcttggatATGTGCAATCAGCATTGCACATCTGGAATTTGAGATTCTCCCATTCCCTCAAGCACTGTTAACGTTAGACGGGGAGCAGtagtgaacagcaatcttcaagccTTTCCACAGATTtccaatgggattcaagtctgggtttaagctgggctactcaagaacattcacattcttgttctgatgCCATTCCAGCGGTGCTTTGGTtgaatgcttagggtcattgtcctgttggaacagaCTGGAGACAAGATTTAAGGTCGTTTGCATTCTGAAGCAgattctcatcaaggatttgcctgtatttgacTCCATTCATTGCTCCCTCCATCCTTAccagtctcacagtccctgccgctgaaaagcatccccatagcatgcgGCTGCCACCACGCCTCatgtagggatggtgttagaagggtgatgagctgtgcctgctTCTCCAGACATAGCTCtctgcattcaggccaaagatttacATTTATCATTAGACCAAAGAAATCCTTTGCTCTTAGACTTTcacgtgcctttttgcaaactccagatGTGCGGTAATGTGCGtttttctcaggagtggcttccgtctggccactctccaaTAAAGCCAatattggtgaagtgctgtagaaacggttgtccttctggcagcttCTCCTATCTCAGTCAAGGAACTCTATAGTTTTGTCAGTGGTCACTGGGTTCTAgaccacctccctgaccaaggtccttcttgcgcGGTTGTTTAATACCCTTCCCTAGACATATGCCTCATCACAACTCTATTGTGGAGATCTATGGACAAATCCTTGGACTTCacattgtcatgacgttgccctctttgggtacagcaagccccatccccctctccctgtctcctacacccaggctgctgtggtcagagagaggtcgtaaattcctagaGGAGattctcctcatggccacagtatagagacagagtggattttcatagagaacaaagtaATTTCTTCCACTGCACAGAACTTGAGATCCGAACAACATttgttctggagaaggtataacAGATCGGTGAAGAATTCAGCTACGAACTGGCccgtttggtacaattttgtgaaactcacgggagacaatacagccacattaccataacgctgtttatctTTTAACCATAACACGTGGTTAAAcacttagactatcgataccgacagaataagaacaagtctttgatatgaattactagtctgcagctaggaattcggtatcattgaacgcgaagaccgacaaccgccgaaacatctaatctataacgacatgaatgaatgtcactctgaactatccattctaaccacgactGAGAGAAGACGgacactctccaacagaaacaaacttttcaacagagaccgacgacacactgagcaaaaatatatatattgattgcaatagttcccgaatgagtgagcgttcatgtgcaaaggattagcatttcaattgttataattatcaactgtgtgttgtaTTCCCAAACGAACCCCACCTTCCCTTTAGTACACCAAGCTGCTGATGCCGTTATCCTTTCCTTGtaactatctactgtttgtttatgcatttctgtgaattagttagttagtaaataaattatttaagactatgtatggatgactcagtgaagactgggttcgtgcagataaccaacaatttacgacgtttggaatgagactaacgtgaggtaaaataaataattaatcagaagactattgatcagatatgaaaatatctgaaaagttattagGAAaagtataactttgtaatctgaatattttccttggtgccccgacttcctagttaattacagttacatgattaatcagtttaatcaCATAACAATAGAGTCATTTGATAAAGATGAATCTTCAGTTTAATAATGCCAAAGGCACAACAACAGTATAGTTTCTGCTTTGACATGCACtattaactgtgggaccttatatggaaAGGTGAGTTTTTCTAAATCATGTCAAACCAATTGAATTGTCCAAAAGGTGAACTACAATAAAGTTGTAGtgatatcaaggatgatcaaaggaaattggatgcacctgagctcaatttcgagtgttatagcaaaggggtgtgaatacttgtatttattttcaataaaatttgcaagcatttctaaaaacatgttttcactgctattatggggtattgtgtgtagatggttaagatttattttaatccattttgaattcaggctgtaaaaacaaaatgtggaataggtcaaggggtatgaatactttgatgGAACTGTATAAGGTCTTCCATTAATTACTGTTAAAAAGTCCTACTATTGTATGTGCCTCGTCATAGGTGAACTTCCAGGAGTACAAGCAGCTCTACAGGATTCCTAACCACAGTATGCTCATCCTGAGATGAATTAAGAAGTTTGGAATTGGGT includes:
- the LOC135553011 gene encoding clathrin heavy chain 1-like isoform X4; its protein translation is MAQILPIRFQEHLQLQNLGINPANIGFSTLTMESDKFICIREKVGEQAQVVIIDMADPNTPIRRPISADSAIMNPASKVIALKAAKTLQIFNIEMKSKMKAHTMTDDVTFWKWISLNTVALVTDNAVYHWSMEGDSQPVKVFDRHSSLAGCQIINYRTDAKQKWLLLIGISAQQNRVVGAMQLYSVDRKVSQPIEGHAAGFAQFKMEGNTEESTLFCFAVRGQAGGKLHIIEVGTPPTGNQPFPKKAVDVFFPPEAQNDFPVAMQISSKQDVVFLITKYGYIHLYDLETGTCIYMNRISGETIFVTAPHEPTAGIIGVNRKGQVLSVCVEEENIIPYITNVLQNPDLALRMAVRNNLAGAEELFARKFNTLFAAGNYSEAAKVAANAPKGILRTPDTIRKFQSVPAQPGQTSPLLQYFGILLDQGQLNKFESLELCRPVLQQGRKQLLEKWLKEDKLECSEELGDLVKSVDPTLALSVYLRANVPNKVIQCFAETGQFQKIVLYAKKVGYTPDWMFLLRNVMRISPEQGLQFSQMLVQDEEPLADITQIVDVFMEYNLIQQCTSFLLDALKNNRPAEGPLQTRLLEMNLVHAPQVADAILGNQMFTHYDRAHVAQLCEKAGLLQRALEHYTDLYDIKRAVVHTHLLNPEWLVNFFGSLSVEDSLECLRAMLSANIRQNLQICVQVASKYHEQLSTNSLTELFESFKSFEGLFYFLGSIVNFSQDPEVHFKYIQAACKTGQIKEVERICRESNCYDPERVKNFLKEAKLTDQLPLIIVCDRFDFVHDLVLYLYRNTLQKYIEIYVQKVNPSRLPVVIGGLLDVDCAEDVIKNLILVVKGQFSTDELVAEVEKRNRLKLLLPWLEARIHEGCEEPATHNALAKIYIDSNNNPERFLRENTFYDSRVVGKYCEKRDPHLACVAYERGQCDQELINVCNENSLFKSLSRYLVRRKDPELWASVLLESNPFRRPLIDQVVQTALSETQDPEEVSVTVKAFMTADLPNELIELLEKIVLDNSVFSEHRNLQNLLILTAIKADRTRVMEYINRLDNYDAPDIANIAISNELFEEAFAIFRKFDVNTSAVQVLIEHIGNLDRAYEFAERCNEPPVWSQLAKAQLQKGLVKEAIDSYIKADDPSAYMEVGQAAAQSGNWEDLVKFLQMARKKSRESYVETELIFALAKTNRLAELEEFINGPNNAHIQQVGDRCYDERMYDAAKLLYNNVSNFGRLASTLVHLGEYQAAVDGARKANSTRTWKEVCFACVDGNEFRLAQMCGLHIVVHADELEELINYYQDRAYFEELITMLEAALGLERAHMGMFTELAILYSKFKPQKMREHLELFWSRVNIPKVLRAAEQAHLWAELVFLYDKYEEFDNAILTMMSHPSDAWKEGQFKDIVTKVANVELYYKAIQFYLEFKPLLLNDLLIVLSPRLDHTRAVNFFMKTKQLSLVKPYLRSVQNHNNKGVNEALNNLFITEEDYAALRASIDAYDNFDNITLAQGLEKHELIEFRRIAAYLFKGNNRWKQSVELCKKDKLYKDAMQYASESKDLELAEELLAWFLEEDKKECFAACLFTCYDLLRPDVVLETAWRHNIMDFSMPYFIQVMREYLSKEWSHRPASEITQRSTSLTPPSP